The proteins below are encoded in one region of Bifidobacterium dentium JCM 1195 = DSM 20436:
- a CDS encoding aspartate aminotransferase family protein, whose product MATRSTIMDTNSFRPEMADALDPATRKLTEERDVLGPAYRLFYRNPVHLVKGVGSHLWDADGEEYLDVYNNVASVGHCHPRVVEALSKQASMLNTHTRYLHENILHYAEDILSTMPDELDRIMFQCTGSEANDLAIRVAQTYTGGEGVIVTHEAYHGNSALTSKLSPALGTAQTLGLTMRMIPTPDTYRLEIDGKAASECTAEEFGNWMAGEVRKAVADMERHGIKFAALLADSIFSSDGVYPDPVGYLKPVIDTVHELGGVWIADEVQPGFTRTGDAFWGFGRQGIVPDLVTSGKPMANGLPTSLMAARHEVLEPFAGSIPYFNTFGGNPVCMAAAQAVLDVMRDEDTMGNAKKVGKVFKDAVASLMPSHPCIGDVRGAGLYIGCEIVKPGTKEPDQKAALDILETLRDNHILTSVCGRYGNILKLRPPLVFSESDVDWFMDGFTKTLETLKL is encoded by the coding sequence ATGGCCACTCGATCAACCATCATGGACACCAACAGCTTCCGTCCGGAGATGGCGGACGCACTCGATCCGGCAACGCGCAAGCTCACTGAGGAACGCGACGTACTCGGACCGGCTTACCGCCTGTTCTATCGCAATCCGGTGCATCTGGTGAAAGGCGTCGGGTCTCATCTGTGGGATGCCGACGGCGAGGAATACCTCGACGTGTACAACAATGTGGCATCCGTGGGCCACTGCCATCCGCGCGTGGTCGAGGCGCTGTCCAAGCAAGCCTCAATGCTCAACACCCACACCCGCTACCTGCACGAGAACATCCTGCATTATGCGGAAGATATCCTTTCCACCATGCCCGACGAGCTTGACCGCATCATGTTCCAGTGCACCGGCTCCGAAGCCAACGATCTGGCCATACGAGTGGCCCAGACCTACACCGGCGGCGAAGGCGTGATCGTGACGCACGAGGCCTACCATGGCAACTCCGCCCTGACTTCCAAGCTGTCACCGGCACTCGGTACCGCACAGACCTTGGGCCTCACAATGCGCATGATTCCCACCCCCGACACCTACCGTCTCGAAATCGACGGGAAAGCGGCCTCCGAATGCACCGCCGAGGAATTCGGCAACTGGATGGCGGGTGAGGTACGCAAGGCCGTGGCCGATATGGAACGTCATGGCATCAAGTTCGCGGCACTGCTCGCGGACTCCATCTTCTCGTCCGACGGTGTGTATCCGGATCCGGTCGGTTACCTGAAGCCGGTCATCGATACCGTGCACGAGCTTGGCGGCGTGTGGATTGCCGACGAGGTGCAGCCCGGCTTCACCCGTACCGGCGACGCCTTCTGGGGCTTCGGGCGCCAGGGCATCGTGCCGGATCTGGTCACCTCCGGCAAGCCGATGGCCAACGGTCTACCGACCTCGCTGATGGCGGCCCGGCACGAAGTGCTCGAACCATTCGCCGGGTCCATCCCGTATTTCAACACCTTCGGTGGCAATCCGGTATGCATGGCCGCGGCCCAGGCCGTGCTTGACGTGATGCGTGACGAAGACACCATGGGCAATGCCAAGAAGGTGGGCAAGGTATTCAAGGATGCCGTCGCCTCGCTCATGCCGTCTCATCCGTGCATCGGCGACGTGCGCGGCGCCGGTCTGTACATCGGCTGCGAAATCGTCAAGCCGGGTACCAAGGAGCCAGATCAGAAAGCGGCGCTCGATATTCTTGAAACCCTACGTGACAATCACATCCTCACATCGGTGTGCGGCCGATATGGCAATATTCTCAAGCTGCGTCCGCCACTGGTGTTCAGCGAATCCGACGTGGACTGGTTCATGGATGGATTCACCAAGACACTCGAAACATTGAAACTGTAA
- a CDS encoding GntR family transcriptional regulator: MEDRIDAGQGRLATSELVYRIRALIRDRELQPGERLGSERALAQSLGISRSDLRMALAVLEASHEVIRKIGRAGGIVVSDGRLERNINTVESLPTIARRQGMRVSSKVLQAVIAPASPSDIRLLKLPGEHPMVYDITRLRYIEDQPLSLERSHLPAYLFPMFLTRDLTTPFYTMFERDYDVRPYSVDETLESVVGDAQENELLEIEPETPLMRIHRIAFTAEGTPFERAIDVYVADRMRFTMHHSGYVRLSATHGSAK; encoded by the coding sequence ATGGAAGATCGCATCGACGCAGGCCAAGGAAGGCTGGCGACGAGTGAGCTGGTCTACCGTATCCGTGCCCTTATCCGTGACCGGGAACTGCAGCCGGGGGAGAGACTCGGTTCGGAACGGGCGCTCGCACAATCACTCGGCATCAGCCGTTCCGACCTGCGTATGGCTCTGGCGGTATTGGAAGCCTCCCATGAGGTCATCCGCAAGATCGGCCGTGCAGGTGGCATCGTCGTGTCCGACGGTCGGCTGGAACGTAACATCAATACCGTTGAATCGTTGCCGACCATTGCAAGACGGCAAGGCATGCGGGTCTCGTCGAAGGTGTTGCAGGCTGTGATCGCCCCGGCTTCGCCTTCCGACATACGGTTGCTGAAACTGCCCGGCGAGCATCCGATGGTCTACGACATCACCCGTCTGCGCTATATCGAAGACCAGCCGCTGTCTTTGGAACGTTCGCACCTGCCCGCATATCTGTTTCCGATGTTCCTGACGCGCGATCTGACCACGCCGTTCTACACGATGTTCGAGCGTGACTACGACGTTCGCCCGTATAGCGTGGACGAGACGCTGGAATCGGTGGTCGGCGACGCTCAGGAGAACGAGTTGCTCGAAATCGAGCCGGAGACGCCGCTGATGCGCATCCATAGAATCGCGTTCACCGCCGAAGGAACGCCGTTCGAGCGGGCCATCGACGTATACGTCGCGGATCGTATGCGCTTCACCATGCATCATTCCGGTTACGTGCGGCTTTCCGCCACGCATGGGTCGGCAAAATGA
- a CDS encoding LuxR C-terminal-related transcriptional regulator — protein sequence MNEQQEQPIRIAVVDDHEMFRAGVIATLQPHFNIVGQAPDVEGSVAMIAQTKPDVVLLDVHVPGGEGGGGAEILTRSRAYSPNTVFLALSVSDSPQDVGSVIRAGAQGYVTKTISGDDLISSIKQVHEGYAVFSPKLAGFVLSAFQSAPSGGMAAGGANGPIHDDELDRLSNREQEVMRLIARGYTYKEVAAELFISIKTVETHVSSVLRKLQLSNRTELTRWAADRRIV from the coding sequence ATGAACGAGCAGCAGGAGCAGCCGATCCGCATCGCCGTGGTCGACGATCATGAGATGTTCCGCGCGGGCGTGATCGCCACATTACAACCGCACTTCAACATCGTCGGGCAGGCGCCGGATGTCGAGGGGTCAGTGGCGATGATCGCACAGACCAAGCCGGATGTGGTACTGCTTGACGTGCACGTGCCGGGCGGCGAAGGCGGTGGCGGCGCGGAAATTCTCACCCGGTCACGGGCCTACTCCCCCAATACCGTGTTTCTGGCGCTGTCGGTATCGGATTCGCCGCAGGACGTCGGTTCCGTAATCCGCGCAGGAGCGCAAGGTTACGTGACCAAGACGATTTCCGGCGACGACTTGATCTCATCCATCAAACAGGTGCACGAAGGGTATGCCGTGTTTTCGCCTAAGCTGGCGGGATTCGTGCTTTCCGCCTTTCAGAGTGCGCCTTCCGGCGGCATGGCGGCCGGTGGTGCGAACGGCCCGATTCACGACGATGAGCTGGACCGTCTGTCAAATCGCGAACAGGAGGTCATGCGCCTGATCGCACGCGGCTACACCTACAAGGAAGTGGCGGCCGAGCTGTTCATCTCCATCAAAACCGTGGAGACGCATGTCAGCTCCGTGCTGCGCAAGCTGCAGCTGTCGAATCGTACCGAGCTCACCCGTTGGGCCGCCGATCGTCGCATCGTCTGA
- a CDS encoding ATP-binding protein, which produces MKSYGAPRYTQYEYDYASSVYARYCLANRDPHESAPIRPARLPLMRPQYGRWFAGVCKGISMHLGVSVGLIRLIAIASTFAFGSGVIAYVFLWLTVPLGDPVQQAYWLAEQQPISRSPLSHGNAPYAGIARHTTRAMTDESQFDGMQTDDVDDVEHTRSSGESLEHLLKNAPKPALIALTGLMLLAISCAMLLSGIDRMLILPLLFGAIGIGVSWLRYNAEEGQLWTMLGGIALIFIGYVVYIFGQVRYLPGSSHPTWTFIIAGLALLVGGMLAIVPWIVALIRDLGTERALKEREEERADMTAHLHDGVLQTLALIQLHADDQQTVFSLARSQERELREWLYQERTTSDRSVNAGLKEIAAQVEDTHGKPIEVVTVGDAQPSAQTDALLDATQQALINAVTHGGEPISVYCEAGDDMVEVFVRDHGEGFDIATIPANRLGIRESIIGRIKRRGGTVEIVSRPKWGTEVRMHMPIVARQSKAGEPDASQIKEQQ; this is translated from the coding sequence ATGAAGTCCTATGGAGCACCGCGATATACGCAATACGAGTATGACTACGCCAGTTCGGTGTATGCCCGCTACTGCCTAGCCAATCGCGATCCGCACGAGTCCGCGCCGATCAGACCCGCCCGCCTGCCATTGATGCGCCCGCAGTATGGACGCTGGTTCGCGGGCGTCTGCAAAGGCATCAGCATGCATCTCGGCGTGTCGGTCGGGCTGATTCGTCTGATCGCCATCGCCTCGACGTTTGCGTTCGGTTCAGGCGTCATCGCCTACGTCTTCCTATGGCTGACCGTTCCATTGGGCGACCCCGTGCAGCAGGCATACTGGCTGGCCGAACAGCAGCCAATCAGCCGGTCACCCCTCTCCCATGGCAACGCGCCATACGCAGGCATCGCGCGGCATACGACGCGCGCAATGACGGACGAATCGCAATTCGACGGCATGCAAACCGACGATGTCGACGATGTCGAGCACACGCGATCCTCCGGGGAAAGCCTGGAACATCTGCTGAAAAACGCACCGAAACCCGCGTTGATCGCATTGACCGGCCTGATGCTGCTCGCCATCAGTTGCGCAATGCTGCTCAGCGGCATCGACCGTATGCTCATTCTTCCGCTACTGTTCGGAGCCATCGGCATCGGCGTATCCTGGCTGCGCTACAACGCGGAAGAAGGTCAATTGTGGACGATGCTTGGCGGCATCGCACTGATTTTCATCGGCTATGTGGTCTATATCTTCGGCCAGGTGCGCTACCTGCCCGGTTCAAGCCATCCGACATGGACATTCATCATCGCGGGTCTGGCACTGCTGGTCGGCGGGATGCTGGCGATCGTACCATGGATCGTCGCGCTGATTCGCGACCTCGGCACCGAACGCGCGTTGAAGGAACGTGAGGAGGAACGCGCCGACATGACGGCTCATCTGCATGATGGCGTATTGCAGACGTTGGCGTTGATCCAACTGCATGCCGACGACCAGCAGACCGTCTTCTCGTTGGCCCGTTCGCAGGAGCGTGAGCTGCGTGAATGGCTGTATCAGGAACGCACTACGTCAGATCGTTCCGTCAACGCCGGCTTGAAGGAGATCGCGGCGCAAGTGGAGGATACGCATGGCAAGCCGATCGAGGTGGTGACGGTAGGCGACGCACAGCCGAGCGCGCAGACCGACGCGCTGCTCGACGCCACGCAGCAGGCGCTCATCAACGCCGTGACCCACGGCGGAGAACCGATTTCCGTGTATTGCGAAGCGGGTGATGACATGGTCGAAGTGTTCGTACGTGACCACGGCGAAGGCTTTGACATCGCTACGATTCCCGCGAATCGTCTGGGCATCCGCGAGTCGATCATCGGACGTATCAAACGACGTGGCGGTACAGTGGAGATTGTGTCGCGACCGAAATGGGGCACGGAGGTACGCATGCATATGCCGATCGTCGCCAGGCAATCCAAAGCCGGTGAACCCGACGCAAGCCAAATCAAGGAGCAGCAATGA
- a CDS encoding PspC domain-containing protein, giving the protein MSNVHHDPRSNQWNAPQRPAGQPQPSSSNRFFAWIRKSQLKRGRDRWVGGVCDGLARRLGWNVALVRALVILTSLFFGCGAAFYGMAWFLLPDETDDRILCEELIAGHWDWSCIGVFVCMAIAICLPGAGWVAFAVAALILWLIVNRQTYVPAWQQQAQYGPVPHNSYVLGAQGAAGPMPPQAPPFVATMDGPKPVSPWYQRGMPQQQGVPPYDSVYRQGPAGGTGDVPPQAHVSQQPMNGPAAFATANVPPTFTAPAAPIEPQPRYGRRKPAGPFLVLMTFGLALLAVAGLYWYDTFDGSKTSQNIIADKLQVTTLVAGGFCLLMGVIIIILGSMGRRAGGLHPLTWLAATMAVIMVICTGTYSICWYRFKQNDTYQTVALAGTKVMGSSAAQMKRYGNGIAVVGNDYDSDILHIDLSQYGKNNGSHKVRLNDGTMGDSTCPTGTINMTVSSAQVVVTIPDGCWWTLGGYEDEDYDEYSVLDHIGGPSEINMMDAGGAIDGTLSFGSDYRSDAMAGQRAFDTTDRDTGCRFMHPDDSTDSDDSDDSADATSGQRFDSPFKDADTDKALNKVYAQHWYWPCLAGESKAPKPDLTINPHVTIGGSVTVQYASQNTLPTFNGKETK; this is encoded by the coding sequence ATGAGCAATGTACACCATGATCCGCGAAGCAACCAGTGGAACGCGCCGCAGCGGCCTGCAGGCCAGCCGCAACCCTCCTCGTCCAACCGGTTCTTCGCATGGATTCGAAAAAGTCAGCTGAAGCGAGGGCGCGACCGTTGGGTCGGCGGTGTCTGCGATGGGCTTGCCCGTCGTCTTGGTTGGAATGTGGCGTTGGTGCGTGCGCTGGTGATTCTCACCTCGCTGTTCTTCGGATGCGGCGCCGCCTTCTACGGCATGGCCTGGTTCCTGCTGCCGGACGAGACCGACGACCGTATCCTGTGTGAGGAACTGATCGCAGGCCACTGGGATTGGAGCTGTATCGGCGTGTTCGTGTGCATGGCGATCGCCATCTGCCTGCCCGGGGCGGGCTGGGTGGCCTTTGCGGTGGCGGCACTCATATTGTGGCTGATAGTAAATCGGCAGACCTATGTGCCGGCTTGGCAGCAGCAGGCGCAGTATGGTCCGGTACCGCACAATTCTTACGTTCTCGGCGCGCAGGGTGCCGCCGGGCCGATGCCACCGCAGGCCCCACCGTTCGTGGCGACAATGGACGGACCGAAGCCGGTTTCGCCGTGGTATCAACGTGGCATGCCGCAACAGCAGGGAGTCCCGCCGTACGATTCCGTCTATCGGCAGGGGCCTGCGGGCGGTACGGGTGACGTCCCGCCGCAAGCCCATGTGTCGCAGCAGCCGATGAACGGGCCGGCCGCGTTCGCCACGGCCAACGTGCCGCCGACTTTCACCGCGCCAGCCGCCCCGATCGAACCGCAGCCGCGATACGGGCGCAGGAAGCCGGCCGGGCCCTTCCTGGTGCTTATGACCTTCGGTCTCGCACTGCTCGCGGTCGCCGGACTGTACTGGTATGACACGTTCGACGGTTCCAAGACCAGTCAGAACATCATTGCGGACAAGCTGCAGGTGACGACGCTGGTTGCCGGTGGATTCTGCCTGCTGATGGGCGTGATCATCATCATCCTTGGAAGCATGGGCCGACGTGCCGGCGGCCTGCATCCGCTGACGTGGCTCGCCGCGACCATGGCCGTCATCATGGTGATATGCACCGGAACCTATTCCATCTGCTGGTACAGGTTCAAGCAGAACGACACCTACCAGACCGTCGCGCTTGCAGGTACCAAGGTGATGGGCTCGTCCGCCGCGCAGATGAAGCGATACGGCAACGGCATCGCCGTCGTCGGCAACGACTATGACAGCGACATACTGCACATCGACCTGAGCCAGTATGGCAAGAACAATGGCTCGCACAAGGTCAGGCTCAACGACGGCACCATGGGCGACAGCACCTGCCCGACGGGAACGATCAATATGACCGTATCGAGTGCCCAAGTGGTGGTGACCATTCCCGATGGATGCTGGTGGACCCTCGGCGGGTACGAGGACGAGGATTACGACGAGTACTCCGTTCTGGATCACATCGGAGGACCGTCCGAAATCAACATGATGGATGCCGGCGGCGCCATCGACGGTACGCTCTCGTTCGGTTCGGACTATCGGTCCGACGCCATGGCGGGGCAGCGGGCCTTTGATACGACGGACCGCGACACAGGTTGCCGGTTCATGCATCCGGACGATTCCACGGATTCGGACGATTCGGATGATTCCGCCGATGCCACGAGCGGTCAACGGTTCGACTCCCCATTCAAGGACGCCGATACCGACAAAGCCCTGAACAAGGTCTACGCCCAGCATTGGTACTGGCCATGCCTGGCCGGGGAAAGCAAAGCCCCGAAACCGGATCTGACAATCAACCCGCATGTGACCATCGGCGGCAGCGTCACCGTACAGTACGCTTCGCAGAACACGCTGCCGACCTTCAATGGAAAAGAGACGAAATGA
- a CDS encoding alpha/beta hydrolase family protein gives MLKRIGVTVAATAMASVVLFVLLGALGRDMTPQWRVGPFTDHIAVESADTAIRATDLQTPQEGTYQTKETHITVPLAANVTVNAIVREPIGAPDGHPACLLMHGSGTGKSAEAYGDIANAMASAGITTLVPDKRLDNYSALHRDYVSSAHDYARSLETLRQWPGVDPAKTGLYAESEGTWIATVLTQEHQDIAFAILTSSPVVSGRQQMTLAATSYLTTVGAPDAVKGIIPRLTSLSLKSIGLEYADFDAAQYRTSLTMPLLINYGVRDSAMPIEQGARLLMQAANEAGNDNVTLRYFDANHQMRTGSNATVPGLPLEEHYTHDLEDWINAVAAGTTADGWATPMIAGAQPNQRIAAPLSTKPALIKTLDVLVGGIASCLLLALAAIVGALILLIVGMSRSPQDSRRFAGPLRMALAVNTILAAGMTGIFLAYLFAVVRDAITLTNDSTLLARYWQYIVIGAIVSLIAFAWLLVECVFAVRARRRQESAWPLHAHLVDTHEDTHDGHRNMAGIRNDHGKAGVGFGHVAVATCVMLSAALSLALLAFWGLFG, from the coding sequence TTGTTGAAAAGGATCGGCGTTACCGTGGCGGCCACCGCGATGGCATCCGTCGTACTGTTCGTACTGTTGGGCGCTCTGGGCAGGGATATGACCCCGCAATGGCGGGTCGGGCCGTTCACCGACCACATCGCGGTCGAATCCGCCGATACCGCGATTCGCGCGACTGACCTGCAAACCCCGCAGGAAGGCACCTATCAGACCAAGGAAACGCACATCACGGTGCCGCTTGCAGCCAACGTGACGGTAAACGCCATCGTCCGCGAACCGATCGGCGCTCCCGACGGCCATCCGGCATGCCTGCTCATGCATGGTTCCGGCACCGGCAAATCCGCCGAGGCATATGGCGATATCGCCAACGCCATGGCTTCCGCCGGCATCACCACCCTGGTGCCCGACAAACGTCTTGACAACTATTCGGCGTTGCATCGCGACTATGTGTCCAGTGCGCACGACTATGCACGATCATTGGAGACGCTCAGGCAATGGCCTGGCGTCGATCCGGCGAAAACCGGACTGTATGCGGAGTCGGAAGGCACATGGATCGCCACCGTGCTCACCCAGGAACATCAGGACATCGCATTCGCGATTCTCACCTCTTCCCCGGTGGTATCGGGTCGGCAGCAGATGACGCTCGCCGCCACCAGCTATCTGACCACCGTGGGCGCACCGGATGCCGTCAAGGGGATCATTCCAAGACTCACCAGTCTGAGCCTCAAATCCATCGGCCTGGAATACGCGGATTTCGATGCCGCTCAATACCGCACGTCGCTGACCATGCCACTGCTCATCAACTATGGCGTGCGAGACAGTGCCATGCCAATCGAGCAAGGTGCGAGATTGCTCATGCAGGCTGCGAACGAAGCCGGCAACGATAACGTGACGCTGCGTTATTTCGATGCGAATCATCAGATGCGCACCGGTTCGAACGCAACCGTGCCGGGGCTGCCGTTGGAGGAGCATTACACGCATGATCTGGAGGATTGGATCAACGCCGTCGCAGCCGGCACGACGGCCGACGGCTGGGCCACGCCGATGATCGCCGGCGCGCAGCCCAATCAGCGGATTGCCGCACCGCTCAGCACCAAGCCCGCACTGATCAAGACATTGGACGTGCTCGTCGGCGGCATCGCATCATGCCTGTTGCTCGCGTTGGCTGCGATTGTCGGTGCGCTGATACTGCTGATCGTCGGCATGTCCCGCAGCCCGCAGGATTCCCGTCGTTTCGCCGGTCCGCTGCGCATGGCGTTGGCCGTCAACACCATACTCGCCGCTGGCATGACCGGCATATTCCTCGCCTACCTGTTTGCCGTGGTGCGGGATGCCATCACGCTCACCAATGATTCGACGTTGCTTGCCAGATACTGGCAGTACATAGTGATCGGCGCCATCGTAAGTCTGATTGCCTTCGCGTGGCTGCTGGTCGAATGCGTGTTCGCGGTTCGTGCGCGCCGCCGTCAGGAATCGGCTTGGCCGTTGCACGCGCATCTCGTGGATACGCATGAGGATACGCATGATGGCCACCGCAATATGGCGGGAATCCGAAACGATCATGGAAAAGCGGGTGTCGGATTCGGCCATGTCGCGGTGGCCACGTGTGTGATGCTGTCGGCCGCGCTGTCGTTGGCGCTGCTGGCATTCTGGGGATTATTCGGCTGA